One part of the Alligator mississippiensis isolate rAllMis1 chromosome 3, rAllMis1, whole genome shotgun sequence genome encodes these proteins:
- the MRPL50 gene encoding large ribosomal subunit protein mL50 produces MVGALLRRVAAVRGALWGGRRNQEAEVETEVKNAEPALACPPPRSRRYVPPKNLSHLLKAHVQALVGPALAADWQQTPLRELGLRYHLLAQLAAELGHTVPNSQLHQMRTAQDVLDFYSTPVKDASKFDELCAAKLPPNLKITWEY; encoded by the exons ATGGTGGGGGCGCTGTTGCGGCGGGTGGCCGCGGTGCGCGGGGCGTTGTGGGGCGGCCGCAG GAATCAGGAGGCCGAGGTCGAGACCGAAGTCAAGAACGCGGAGCCCGCCTTGGCCTGTCCGCCGCCGCGCAGCAGGCGGTACGTTCCCCCCAAGAATCTGTCCCATCTCCTGAAGGCCCACGTCCAGGCCCTGGTGGGGCCTGCACTGGCTGCGGACTGGCAGCAAACCCCGCTCAGGGAACTTGGGCTCAGGTACCACCTCCTAGCGCAGCTGGCTGCCGAGTTGGGCCACACCGTCCCCAACTCACAGCTCCACCAGATGCGCACGGCTCAGGACGTCTTGGACTTCTACAGCACTCCCGTCAAGGATGCATCGAAATTCGATGAGCTGTGCGCAGCGAAGCTGCCGCCGAACCTCAAGATCACTTGGGAGTACTGA
- the LOC102575228 gene encoding acyl-coenzyme A amino acid N-acyltransferase 1, translating to MAKLTVTPRTSLVDEPVKIHVSGLAPSKLVTLQASLTDEKGVLFQSRAFYQSSESGEVDLEQAAALGGDYAGVHPMGLFQFLKPEKMFHRLMKRDVMQSPFHVRLDLFSSFHLVSTPHDQPVTSQTVERWHVAPGVQRILIRDGRVRGALFLPPGEGPFPGLIDLFGGVGGLIEFRASLLASRGFAALALAYFGYEDLPEILLEVDLEYFEEAINVLLRHPKVGGPGVGLVSISKGAEIALAMASFLPKIKAVVSINSTHALHGMPLRYRNLHINPIPYKIEYIRFTPLGLMELSNMVNVIHTEESQESILPVEEAEAKILFIVGENDRNYNSKAFAEKAMERMRRHGRKNYRMLCYPGAGHLIEPPGSPFCHHSWSFFFFRPVVWGGEPQSHVAAQEHSWKEIQKFLWQHLHPAGSSRL from the exons ATGGCTAAGCTCACAGTCACCCCAAGGACATCCCTTGTTGATGAACCAGTGAAAATCCATGTCTCTGGTTTGGCTCCCTCTAAGCTGGTGACCCTCCAAGCCTCTTTGACAGATGAGAAGGGGGTGCTCTTCCAGTCCAGAGCTTTCTACCAGTCCAGTGAGTCTGGTGAGGTTGATTTGGAgcaagctgctgctctgggagGAGATTATGCTGGCGTGCACCCCATGGGTCTCTTCCAGTTCTTGAAACCGGAAAAGATGTTTCACAGGTTGATGAAACGAGATGTGATGCAGAGTCCATTCCACGTGCGCCTGGATTTGTTCAGCTCATTCCACTTGGTTTCCACACCCCATGATCAGCCTGTGACAAGCCAGACTGTGGAAAGATGGCATGTGGCACCGGGAGTCCAACGAATCCTGATCAGGGACGGCAGAGTGCGTGGGGCCCTCTTCCTCCCACCAG GAGAAGGTCCTTTCCCAGGGCTGATTGACCTGTTCGGCGGTGTGGGTGGACTCATTGAATTTCGAGCCAGTCTTCTTGCCAGTCGTGGTTTCGCTGCGCTTGCCCTAGCATACTTTGGTTATGAAGACCTGCCTGAGATTCTACTTGAGGTGGATCTCGAATACTTTGAGGAAGCCATCAACGTCCTCTTGAGACACCCCAAG GTAGGAGGGCCAGGGGTTGGCTTGGTCTCAATATCCAAAGGTGCTGAGATTGCACTGGCCATGGCATCATTTTTGCCCAAGATCAAAGCAGTAGTTTCCATTAACTCAACCCATGCCCTCCATGGGATGCCACTCCGCTACCGGAATCTGCATATCAATCCAATCCCTTACAAGATAGAATATATCCGGTTCACACCCCTGGGACTGATGGAACTCTCTAACATGGTCAATGTCATTCACACTGAAGAAAGTCAAGAGAGCATCCTACCTGTAGAAGAAGCTGAGGCCAAAATCCTCTTCATTGTGGGAGAGAATGACAGGAACTACAACAGCAAAGCATTTGCCGAGAAAGCGATGGAGAGGATGAGGAGGCATGGAAGAAAGAACTACAGAATGCTTTGCTATCCAGGTGCTGGACACCTGATTGAGCCGCCAGGGTCACCTTTCTGCCACCACTCATGGAGCTTCTTTTTCTTCAGGCCTGTGGTATGGGGAGGGGAACCCCAGTCCCATGTTGCAGCACAGGAGCATTCCTGGAAGGAGATCCAGAAATTCCTCTGGCAACACCTCcacccagctggaagcagcaggcTTTGA